Proteins encoded by one window of Chryseobacterium foetidum:
- a CDS encoding NAD(P)H-dependent flavin oxidoreductase codes for MQDNQNRISELFNIKYPIIQAGMIWHSGWRLASAVSNCGGLGLIGSASMYPDILRENIQKCKKATNKPFGVNVALLYPNLDEIIQIILEEKVEIVFTSAGNPKLYTEVLQKEGIKVAHVVSSTKFAVKCEDAGVDAIVAEGFEAGGHNGRDETTTLCLIPNVKKHISKPLIAAGGIALGSQMKAAMILGADGVQIGSRFAATTEASSHENWKNKITELNEGDTHLTLKELAPVRLVKNKFFNELEEIYNQGRDKEALNATLGRARAKLGMFEGNMEDGELEIGQVSALIDEILPVEKVFNNLLEEFNDAKIPSI; via the coding sequence ATGCAGGACAATCAAAACAGAATTTCAGAACTTTTCAATATTAAATATCCAATTATCCAGGCTGGAATGATTTGGCATTCGGGATGGCGTTTAGCTTCGGCAGTTTCCAATTGTGGCGGACTTGGGCTAATCGGTTCAGCGAGTATGTATCCTGATATTTTGCGGGAGAATATTCAGAAATGTAAAAAAGCTACAAATAAACCATTTGGAGTAAATGTTGCATTGCTTTATCCTAATTTAGATGAAATTATTCAGATTATTTTAGAAGAAAAAGTAGAAATCGTTTTCACATCTGCCGGAAATCCCAAACTTTATACAGAAGTTCTTCAAAAAGAAGGCATAAAAGTCGCACACGTTGTTTCATCAACCAAATTTGCGGTAAAATGTGAGGATGCAGGTGTTGATGCCATCGTAGCAGAAGGCTTTGAAGCAGGCGGTCACAACGGGCGGGACGAGACCACTACCCTTTGTCTGATCCCCAACGTGAAAAAACATATTTCCAAACCACTAATTGCTGCCGGAGGAATTGCTTTAGGTTCTCAAATGAAAGCAGCAATGATTTTGGGAGCTGATGGTGTACAGATTGGTTCTAGATTCGCAGCAACAACTGAAGCAAGCTCCCATGAGAACTGGAAAAATAAAATAACTGAACTGAATGAAGGCGACACGCATCTGACTTTAAAAGAACTGGCTCCAGTACGTTTGGTTAAAAACAAATTCTTCAACGAGCTTGAAGAAATCTATAATCAGGGGCGCGATAAAGAAGCTCTGAATGCCACTTTAGGCAGAGCCAGAGCCAAACTCGGAATGTTCGAAGGCAATATGGAAGATGGTGAACTGGAAATCGGGCAGGTTTCTGCATTAATCGACGAAATTCTTCCTGTGGAAAAAGTTTTTAATAATTTACTTGAAGAATTTAATGACGCTAAAATCCCTTCTATCTAA
- a CDS encoding NUDIX hydrolase, translated as MDSKQQIQKLSDEGKKIYLSHISADPVIFGFESNELKVLLVKMNYREKWMLPGGYVKKDEDLDDAVQRIIKDRTGLTDVYLHEFGVFGKKARSEEYFEEFDESHFSKQRFISIGYLALYNPSQQDLVKDELSQSCEWTNINKLDELDFAMDHREIIEKALLALREKIAIRPIGYNLLPEKFTLSEIQKLYETILGKELNRGNFYRKIKNLGILKKLDEQRRGGAHKSPDLYTFDAENYQKALENGLTNW; from the coding sequence ATGGACTCTAAGCAACAAATACAAAAATTATCAGATGAAGGTAAAAAAATTTACCTGTCGCATATTTCTGCAGATCCCGTGATTTTCGGATTTGAAAGCAATGAACTGAAAGTGCTCCTCGTAAAGATGAATTATCGAGAAAAATGGATGCTTCCAGGTGGATATGTGAAGAAAGATGAGGATCTGGACGACGCTGTACAGAGGATTATAAAAGACAGAACAGGACTTACAGACGTCTACCTTCATGAGTTCGGAGTTTTTGGAAAAAAAGCCCGCAGTGAAGAATATTTTGAAGAATTTGATGAGTCTCATTTCAGCAAACAACGGTTTATTTCTATCGGATATCTCGCATTGTACAACCCTTCTCAGCAGGATCTTGTAAAAGATGAGCTCAGCCAGTCCTGCGAATGGACGAACATTAACAAACTCGACGAACTGGATTTCGCCATGGATCACAGGGAAATTATTGAAAAAGCTCTTTTGGCTTTAAGAGAAAAAATTGCGATTAGACCCATTGGCTACAATCTTCTCCCTGAGAAATTTACGCTTTCTGAAATTCAGAAATTGTATGAAACTATTTTAGGTAAAGAATTGAACAGGGGAAATTTTTACCGCAAAATAAAAAATCTGGGAATTTTAAAAAAACTGGATGAACAGAGACGCGGAGGTGCTCACAAATCTCCGGATCTGTATACGTTTGATGCAGAAAATTATCAAAAAGCTCTTGAAAATGGGCTTACCAACTGGTAA
- a CDS encoding NAD(P)/FAD-dependent oxidoreductase — protein sequence MDLKSNEPFWLVKNGLISSYPSLKDDKECDVLIIGGGITGNLVAHQMIKDGYKTILIDKREICNGSTSATTSMLQYEIDVPLYELSEMIGEKPAIQAYKACEKSITDIANLVKEIKSRSGFRKKQSLYFAARKKDVDWLEREYEARRLAGFDVEWLSAKEIERQFEIVNSYGGILSKSGGSIDAFKFSHELLRFNEKKGLEIFDKTELKSVKYLKDHNLALTTSGFTIKAKKIIYCVGYETKELIKEDFVDLKCTFAIVSEINSEKFKNIEHTLIWNTDEPYLYMRSTDDGRLLIGGGDEEFHNAEKRDALLGKKEKEILRNLKRIKPEEHFYTDFVWAGTFGETKDGLPYIGEHQNYKNSYFVCGFGGNGITFSVTGMEMASAFMQNKKHPLSEYFKFGR from the coding sequence ATGGATCTTAAATCTAATGAGCCTTTCTGGTTGGTTAAAAACGGGCTTATTTCATCCTATCCATCACTGAAAGATGATAAAGAATGTGATGTACTGATCATTGGTGGAGGAATTACCGGCAATCTGGTTGCTCATCAAATGATAAAAGACGGTTACAAAACTATTTTAATTGATAAAAGAGAAATCTGCAACGGAAGCACTTCAGCAACAACTTCAATGCTGCAATATGAAATCGATGTTCCTTTGTACGAACTTTCGGAAATGATTGGCGAAAAACCAGCCATACAGGCTTACAAAGCATGCGAAAAATCAATTACTGATATTGCCAATCTTGTAAAAGAAATAAAATCAAGATCAGGATTCAGAAAAAAGCAATCTCTTTATTTTGCTGCGAGAAAAAAAGATGTGGATTGGTTGGAAAGGGAATATGAGGCAAGAAGACTGGCAGGTTTTGATGTAGAGTGGCTTTCGGCTAAAGAAATTGAAAGACAGTTTGAAATTGTAAATTCTTATGGTGGCATTTTATCTAAATCAGGAGGAAGTATCGATGCTTTTAAATTTTCACACGAGTTATTAAGATTTAATGAAAAAAAAGGGCTGGAAATTTTCGACAAAACAGAATTAAAATCAGTAAAATATCTCAAAGATCATAACCTGGCTCTCACAACAAGTGGTTTTACCATTAAAGCTAAAAAAATCATCTACTGTGTTGGTTATGAGACTAAAGAATTAATTAAAGAAGATTTTGTAGACTTAAAATGTACATTTGCCATTGTTTCAGAAATCAATTCAGAAAAATTTAAAAATATTGAACATACTTTGATCTGGAATACCGATGAACCATACCTGTACATGAGAAGTACAGACGATGGCAGACTTTTGATAGGCGGTGGCGATGAAGAGTTTCACAATGCTGAAAAACGTGATGCGTTATTGGGCAAAAAAGAAAAGGAAATACTCAGAAATTTGAAAAGAATAAAGCCTGAAGAACATTTCTACACCGATTTTGTCTGGGCCGGAACATTCGGCGAAACAAAAGATGGACTGCCGTACATCGGAGAACATCAGAATTATAAAAACTCCTACTTCGTCTGTGGTTTTGGAGGAAACGGAATTACTTTTTCAGTAACCGGAATGGAAATGGCTTCAGCATTTATGCAAAATAAAAAACATCCGCTATCGGAATATTTTAAGTTTGGAAGATAA
- a CDS encoding SpoIIAA family protein produces the protein MITIIPDAPENVAAFKASGEITKTDFENIVNPEVKRKVEKYEELNYLMLIDTDLDQFTAGAWFEDVMLGVKNLAKWNRAAIVTDSKGIQNFTDAFSVLMPGEFKGFPKDNLYNALYWCQNGNEVESV, from the coding sequence ATGATCACAATTATTCCAGATGCTCCGGAGAATGTAGCAGCATTTAAAGCTTCGGGTGAAATTACCAAAACAGATTTTGAAAATATAGTAAATCCTGAAGTCAAAAGAAAGGTTGAAAAATATGAGGAACTGAATTATCTGATGCTTATTGATACCGACTTGGATCAGTTTACAGCAGGTGCATGGTTTGAAGATGTAATGCTGGGCGTTAAAAATCTTGCAAAATGGAACCGCGCAGCCATCGTAACAGACAGCAAGGGAATTCAGAATTTTACAGACGCATTCAGTGTTTTGATGCCTGGAGAATTTAAAGGATTTCCAAAAGACAATCTTTACAACGCTCTTTACTGGTGTCAAAACGGAAATGAGGTTGAAAGTGTATAA
- a CDS encoding MFS transporter, which translates to MTLDKRILPLAIGGLGIGTTEFTIMGLLPDLAKSLAISIPEAGHLISAYAFGVVIGAPILIGYSVKFPPKKVLLALMVLFTVFNGLSALMPDYSSMMVMRFLSGLPHGAFFGVGTVVASRMGGKGREAFYISLMFTGLTVANLAMVPLVTYIGHVFHWRYYFAIVALIGIFALLFIKLWLPEMKSNEDAHFRDEIKFLKTKQAWLVLMITAIGFGGLFTWFSYITPLMTVVSGIKTDQMAYVMILAGAGMVVGNLIGGYISDKMSPEKTCILFLSLMMIALLSVFFLSEHRIISLVLTFICGALSMSVSAPINIMMMKAAPKSEMMAAAFMQAAFNIANAMGAFLGGIPLEYKLPYNYPSLVGVGMTGIGLLISIRYLILYRNAQPKELIAE; encoded by the coding sequence ATGACATTAGATAAAAGAATTTTACCTCTGGCAATCGGCGGATTGGGAATTGGGACAACAGAATTTACCATCATGGGGCTTCTGCCGGATCTCGCAAAGTCTTTAGCGATCAGCATTCCCGAAGCCGGACATTTAATTTCAGCTTATGCATTCGGAGTCGTTATTGGCGCACCAATTCTGATCGGATATTCCGTAAAGTTTCCGCCAAAAAAAGTTTTACTGGCTTTGATGGTTTTGTTTACGGTTTTCAATGGTTTATCTGCTTTAATGCCTGATTACAGTTCGATGATGGTGATGAGGTTTTTATCAGGACTTCCTCACGGCGCATTTTTCGGAGTGGGAACAGTCGTAGCATCAAGAATGGGCGGCAAAGGCAGAGAAGCATTTTATATTTCACTAATGTTTACGGGCCTTACGGTTGCCAATTTGGCGATGGTGCCGCTTGTAACTTACATCGGACATGTTTTTCACTGGCGATATTATTTTGCCATCGTTGCTCTGATCGGAATTTTCGCTTTGTTGTTCATCAAACTTTGGCTTCCTGAAATGAAAAGCAATGAAGATGCACATTTCAGAGATGAAATTAAATTTCTGAAAACCAAACAGGCATGGCTTGTCTTAATGATTACTGCAATTGGTTTTGGAGGACTTTTCACATGGTTCAGTTACATTACACCCTTGATGACCGTAGTTTCCGGAATTAAAACAGATCAAATGGCTTACGTCATGATTCTTGCCGGAGCCGGAATGGTGGTGGGAAATCTTATTGGAGGATATATTTCAGATAAAATGAGTCCGGAAAAAACATGTATTTTGTTTCTATCTTTAATGATGATTGCTCTACTTTCTGTATTTTTTCTGTCCGAGCACAGAATAATTTCTCTTGTTTTGACCTTCATTTGCGGTGCTTTATCAATGTCTGTTTCAGCTCCGATTAACATTATGATGATGAAGGCGGCGCCGAAAAGTGAAATGATGGCAGCGGCTTTTATGCAGGCAGCCTTTAATATTGCCAACGCAATGGGAGCGTTTTTGGGTGGAATTCCTTTAGAATATAAACTTCCATACAACTATCCTTCACTCGTGGGAGTAGGTATGACGGGAATCGGCTTATTAATCAGCATCCGCTATCTAATTTTATACAGAAATGCGCAACCTAAAGAACTTATAGCAGAATAA
- the lipA gene encoding lipoyl synthase: MENLVQDTTVQKPKWIRVKLPTGKNYRELRTLVDKYKLNTICQSGSCPNMGECWGEGTATFMILGNICTRSCGFCGVKTGKPMDVNWDEPEKVARSIKLMKIKHAVLTSVDRDDLKDMGSILWGETVNAVRRISPGTTMETLIPDFQGMTKHLDRLVAVAPEVISHNMETVKRLTREVRIQAKYERSLEVLRYLKEAGQNRTKTGVMLGLGETRDEVFQTIEDIRNANVDVITMGQYLQPTKKHLPVKKFITPEEFDEFGDFARSLGFRHVESSPLVRSSYHAEKHIH; this comes from the coding sequence ATGGAGAATTTAGTTCAGGATACAACCGTTCAGAAGCCAAAATGGATCAGGGTAAAACTTCCTACAGGAAAAAACTACCGCGAACTCCGTACCTTGGTTGATAAATATAAACTCAACACCATTTGCCAAAGCGGAAGCTGCCCGAATATGGGTGAATGCTGGGGCGAAGGTACAGCAACCTTCATGATTCTCGGAAATATCTGTACCAGAAGCTGCGGATTTTGCGGTGTAAAAACCGGAAAACCTATGGATGTCAACTGGGACGAGCCGGAGAAAGTTGCAAGATCAATTAAATTAATGAAAATCAAACACGCTGTTCTTACTTCTGTAGACCGCGATGATTTGAAAGATATGGGTTCTATCCTTTGGGGTGAAACTGTAAATGCAGTAAGAAGAATCTCTCCCGGAACCACGATGGAAACTTTGATTCCTGATTTTCAGGGAATGACGAAACATCTGGACCGTTTGGTGGCTGTAGCTCCCGAAGTAATTTCCCACAACATGGAAACCGTGAAACGTCTGACCAGAGAGGTGAGAATTCAGGCGAAATATGAGAGAAGCCTTGAGGTTTTGAGATATTTGAAAGAAGCCGGACAAAACCGCACAAAAACAGGTGTAATGCTTGGTTTAGGTGAAACAAGAGATGAAGTTTTTCAAACTATTGAAGACATCAGAAATGCCAATGTGGATGTAATTACAATGGGTCAATATCTTCAGCCGACAAAAAAGCATTTACCTGTAAAAAAATTCATCACTCCTGAGGAATTTGACGAGTTTGGGGATTTTGCAAGAAGTTTAGGCTTCAGACATGTTGAAAGTTCGCCACTCGTAAGGAGTTCTTACCACGCGGAAAAACATATTCATTAA
- a CDS encoding lmo0937 family membrane protein: MRSLLWLVAVICIIVWVLGLAGVGGGMGLGNLIHVLLVIAIIVILYNIISGRKPLD; this comes from the coding sequence ATGAGAAGCTTATTATGGTTAGTAGCAGTAATCTGCATCATTGTCTGGGTACTTGGTTTAGCAGGTGTAGGAGGTGGAATGGGATTAGGAAATCTGATTCACGTTTTACTGGTAATCGCAATCATTGTTATTTTATATAACATTATTTCAGGTCGAAAACCTTTAGACTAA
- a CDS encoding dicarboxylate/amino acid:cation symporter — translation MKGQNKLFFAIIIALILGVLLGGIVHLQYPDSALAFSKNIKLLGTVFIRLVQMIIAPLVFTTLVVGIAKMSDIKMIGRVGTKAMLWFISASLVSLFIGLVLVNWLEPGHAIKFPNQELAAADELVKTSKGFSLEDFVKHIIPKSLFEAFATNEVLQIVVFSIMFGVALANMGDDYSQPVIKLFDVIAHAILKMVGYIMWFAPLGVFGAIAAVVATNGFEIFKVYAVYLRDFFFAIAVLWVVLLLVGYLILGKRLFELLRRIKSPLLIAFSTTSSEAVFPKLVEELERFGCNNRVVSFILPLGYSFNLDGSMMYMTFASIFIAQFYGVDMTLGQQITMLLVLMLTSKGIAGVPRASLVIIVATCTMFDIPAAGIALILPIDHFCDMARSMTNVLGNALATSAVSKWEGQLDNHGGDL, via the coding sequence ATGAAAGGACAAAATAAACTTTTTTTCGCCATTATCATTGCGTTGATTCTCGGTGTGCTTCTCGGCGGAATCGTGCATTTGCAGTATCCAGACAGCGCATTGGCTTTCTCAAAAAATATAAAACTCCTCGGAACGGTTTTCATCAGACTGGTTCAGATGATTATTGCTCCGTTGGTTTTCACAACTTTGGTGGTGGGTATTGCTAAAATGAGCGATATTAAAATGATTGGAAGAGTAGGGACAAAAGCCATGCTGTGGTTTATCTCTGCCTCATTGGTTTCATTATTTATAGGATTGGTTTTGGTGAATTGGCTCGAGCCGGGGCACGCTATCAAATTCCCGAATCAGGAACTTGCCGCGGCAGACGAGCTTGTGAAAACCAGCAAAGGCTTTTCTTTGGAAGATTTTGTGAAACACATTATTCCTAAAAGTTTATTTGAAGCTTTTGCAACCAATGAAGTTCTGCAGATTGTAGTCTTTTCAATTATGTTTGGAGTGGCTTTGGCGAATATGGGTGACGACTATTCGCAGCCTGTCATTAAACTTTTTGATGTCATTGCCCATGCAATTTTAAAAATGGTAGGTTACATCATGTGGTTTGCACCGCTAGGCGTTTTCGGTGCGATTGCTGCCGTTGTGGCAACCAATGGGTTTGAAATTTTTAAAGTTTATGCAGTTTATTTAAGAGATTTCTTCTTTGCAATTGCTGTTTTGTGGGTTGTTTTATTATTAGTAGGTTATTTAATTTTAGGAAAAAGACTTTTCGAATTATTGAGAAGAATAAAATCTCCTTTACTGATCGCGTTTTCTACTACAAGTTCAGAGGCGGTTTTCCCAAAACTAGTCGAAGAGCTTGAAAGATTTGGTTGCAACAACAGGGTAGTGTCATTCATTTTACCTTTAGGGTATTCATTCAACCTTGACGGAAGCATGATGTACATGACTTTCGCATCAATATTCATAGCTCAGTTTTATGGAGTTGATATGACTTTAGGACAGCAAATTACGATGCTTTTGGTATTAATGCTCACTTCAAAAGGAATTGCCGGAGTACCGAGAGCTTCATTGGTAATCATCGTTGCGACCTGTACCATGTTTGATATTCCGGCAGCGGGAATTGCGCTGATTCTTCCGATTGATCATTTCTGCGATATGGCAAGAAGTATGACGAATGTTTTAGGTAATGCTTTAGCCACTTCAGCAGTTTCCAAATGGGAAGGTCAGCTGGATAATCATGGAGGCGATCTTTAA
- a CDS encoding BON domain-containing protein encodes MKKTITMAALAIAVSFASVSCKKKVSDADLQTQATTVVTSTPTATVEIKEGVAHLSGTFPDQASKDAAITQLKAIKGVKDVHDMAKVEAPLASTPIENASMVDPAVQQKVKDAVKDFPTVNVEVVNNELTLTGNVSSTQARKIKESVDALKVGKVNFNYTVK; translated from the coding sequence ATGAAAAAAACAATCACAATGGCTGCTCTTGCAATAGCAGTTTCTTTTGCGTCTGTTTCTTGTAAAAAGAAAGTTTCTGATGCAGATTTACAGACTCAGGCAACTACAGTGGTAACTTCAACTCCTACAGCTACAGTTGAAATAAAAGAAGGTGTAGCACATTTGAGCGGAACTTTCCCAGATCAGGCTTCGAAAGACGCTGCAATTACACAGCTGAAAGCTATAAAAGGTGTGAAAGACGTGCACGATATGGCTAAAGTAGAAGCTCCTCTTGCCAGCACTCCGATTGAAAATGCTTCAATGGTAGATCCTGCTGTACAGCAAAAAGTAAAAGACGCTGTGAAAGATTTCCCTACAGTAAATGTAGAGGTTGTAAACAATGAACTTACATTGACAGGTAATGTTTCAAGTACTCAGGCAAGAAAAATTAAAGAGTCTGTTGACGCTTTGAAAGTAGGAAAAGTAAACTTCAATTACACAGTAAAATAA
- a CDS encoding SH3 domain-containing protein, giving the protein MSTLEEKYSSVVSAAQSAGISNLKVQEQDGILYVSGDAANTAAKDTVWNALGAIDASYSASDINIDVQVSGLAAGAALSVATEESNLNIRQDPSTEAAVVGKAAKGSSVTLVEQTSDDWWKVKTSEGVEGYAYARYLKA; this is encoded by the coding sequence ATGAGCACATTAGAAGAAAAATATTCAAGCGTAGTATCTGCAGCACAGTCTGCAGGAATCTCAAATCTAAAAGTACAAGAGCAGGACGGAATTCTTTATGTATCCGGAGACGCAGCCAACACAGCTGCTAAAGATACAGTTTGGAATGCCTTGGGAGCAATTGATGCTTCTTACTCTGCATCAGACATTAATATCGATGTACAGGTTTCCGGTTTGGCAGCAGGTGCAGCTTTAAGTGTTGCAACTGAAGAATCTAACCTGAACATCAGACAAGACCCTTCTACTGAAGCTGCCGTTGTAGGTAAAGCTGCAAAAGGATCTTCTGTAACCCTTGTAGAGCAGACTTCTGACGACTGGTGGAAAGTGAAAACTTCTGAAGGCGTTGAAGGATATGCTTATGCAAGATATCTGAAAGCATAG
- a CDS encoding TonB-dependent receptor, translating into MKKTLFIFFLLSTFFAVTAQKLSLDGKIKTNDQKPLPNATVYLLKSKDSTIINYTSSNSEGKFSLKTNEVSESSILKIEADKYNTYSKLFDKIESSINIGEIELDDSKIQDIAEVKITASPVKIKKDTIEFNASAIKVRPDSKIEELLKNIPGVEISNEGKITVNGKETDQILINGKPFFDKDGKIALQNLPADLIKSIQFTTTKTKEEELNGTAAKSNNATINFTIDEKKNKGLLSRLTVGYGSDERYEGSGLLSYFKNDTKISLLASSNNINSQGFSNDEVFDSMGHGRNSWLMRGGSVTTNGGSTYYSQGGNTNKGIQRSTTIGISYSDKFGKEVDLETLSLIHTDNDLTTRSKASRTTLLPDFTLKTNSESNGKNESRQYGIDLTARITIDSLSSIYFSPNFNRTESKSFSNSSSNTLRDNLLLNENTSYINNETENNSFAPNIYYSRKFKKKGRVAYANMSSTISESSNNNLNNSQTVFYNSPDPDDIRNQLAKTKNQTNRYDFRTGYTEPVSDSATVSLNLNYNTTAFNNRRNVNDFNNADNSYSYLNDALSYNMNQDIDRLEPEIGFQMNKKKFNIWSSAGVQFTKMGVNSLYQGENFRLDRDFVLPTFDFSATYNFSDNKRLSIYNYSYFDIPSAERLTPFEDRINPLISYIGNSNLKNTWTNSMFINMNNFNMVKNINYYFNVGFTYRNNDVVNYAYFDETGRQFVTYANLSGNKNINAGAGFTKTFKWKDNKLSINPRMNVNYSYNQGFINTQQFVSNVYSLNPGMNVTYEIKDRITIKPSYSLSYNFSNYENYSIDEVKTSNQILKLELTNYILKSKLIIGNDFEYNTTSNIAPGFKRDFYFWNTSVGYSFFNKQLTAKVKVYDILNQNQSVRRTITNAYFEDREDLILKRYVMFSLTMKLNKFAGKKVPENK; encoded by the coding sequence ATGAAGAAAACACTATTTATTTTCTTCCTTTTAAGCACATTTTTTGCTGTCACCGCACAAAAACTCAGTTTAGATGGAAAAATAAAAACCAATGACCAAAAACCACTACCCAACGCAACCGTTTACTTATTAAAATCAAAAGATTCTACAATCATCAATTACACTTCGAGTAACAGCGAAGGAAAGTTTTCTCTGAAAACCAATGAAGTAAGTGAAAGCAGCATCCTGAAAATCGAAGCCGATAAATACAATACCTACTCCAAACTTTTCGATAAAATTGAAAGTTCCATCAATATTGGTGAAATTGAACTTGATGACAGCAAAATTCAGGATATAGCCGAAGTAAAGATTACCGCTTCGCCTGTAAAAATTAAAAAAGATACCATTGAGTTTAATGCTTCTGCTATTAAAGTAAGACCCGACAGTAAAATTGAGGAACTTCTGAAGAATATTCCCGGTGTGGAAATAAGCAACGAAGGAAAAATTACGGTTAACGGAAAAGAAACCGATCAAATCCTAATTAATGGTAAACCTTTTTTCGATAAAGACGGTAAAATAGCTTTGCAAAATCTACCTGCAGATCTCATTAAAAGCATTCAGTTTACAACCACAAAAACGAAAGAAGAAGAACTGAACGGTACTGCTGCAAAATCCAATAACGCCACCATTAATTTTACAATTGATGAGAAAAAAAATAAAGGATTACTTTCCAGACTTACCGTGGGATATGGTTCAGATGAAAGATATGAGGGTAGCGGACTTTTAAGTTATTTTAAAAATGATACTAAAATTAGTCTATTAGCCTCATCAAACAATATCAACTCTCAGGGATTTTCCAACGATGAAGTTTTTGACAGTATGGGACACGGAAGAAACTCGTGGTTAATGCGCGGCGGAAGCGTTACTACCAATGGCGGCAGCACGTATTATTCTCAAGGCGGAAACACCAACAAAGGAATCCAGAGATCTACAACTATCGGTATCAGTTACAGCGATAAATTCGGGAAAGAGGTTGATCTGGAAACTTTAAGTTTAATACATACAGACAACGATCTTACAACGAGATCTAAAGCTTCAAGGACGACACTTTTGCCAGATTTCACTCTGAAAACAAATTCAGAAAGCAACGGTAAAAACGAAAGCAGACAATACGGAATTGATCTTACAGCAAGAATTACAATAGATTCTTTATCCAGTATTTATTTTTCACCAAACTTCAACAGGACTGAATCTAAATCTTTCAGTAATTCAAGTTCAAATACTTTAAGAGACAATCTTTTATTAAACGAGAATACAAGCTATATCAACAACGAAACAGAGAACAACAGTTTTGCTCCCAATATTTACTATTCAAGAAAATTCAAAAAGAAAGGGCGTGTAGCGTATGCCAATATGAGCTCTACCATCTCTGAAAGCAGTAACAACAATCTGAATAATTCACAAACGGTTTTCTATAACTCTCCGGATCCGGACGACATCAGAAATCAACTTGCCAAAACGAAAAATCAAACCAACAGATATGATTTCAGGACAGGATATACCGAGCCAGTTTCAGATTCTGCTACCGTAAGCCTGAATTTAAACTATAACACAACTGCCTTCAATAACAGAAGAAATGTGAATGATTTCAATAACGCTGATAACAGTTATTCATACTTAAACGATGCCCTTTCATACAACATGAATCAGGATATCGACAGACTGGAGCCGGAGATTGGTTTTCAGATGAACAAGAAAAAGTTCAATATCTGGTCTTCGGCGGGAGTTCAGTTTACAAAAATGGGCGTAAACTCGCTTTATCAGGGAGAAAACTTCCGTTTAGACAGAGATTTTGTACTTCCTACCTTCGATTTCAGTGCGACGTACAATTTTTCAGATAATAAAAGATTAAGCATTTACAATTACTCTTATTTCGACATTCCTTCGGCAGAAAGACTTACACCTTTTGAAGACCGAATTAATCCTTTGATCTCCTACATCGGTAATTCGAACCTGAAAAATACATGGACCAACAGTATGTTTATTAACATGAACAATTTTAATATGGTGAAAAATATCAATTACTATTTTAATGTTGGTTTTACGTACAGAAACAATGATGTCGTAAATTATGCGTACTTCGACGAAACCGGAAGACAGTTTGTCACGTATGCTAACCTCAGCGGAAACAAAAACATCAACGCCGGAGCAGGTTTCACCAAAACTTTTAAATGGAAAGATAATAAGCTGAGCATTAACCCGAGAATGAATGTCAACTACTCTTACAATCAGGGATTTATTAACACACAGCAGTTTGTGAGTAACGTGTATTCATTAAATCCGGGAATGAATGTAACCTACGAAATCAAGGACAGAATTACCATAAAACCATCTTACAGCCTGAGCTACAATTTCAGTAATTACGAAAACTACAGTATTGATGAAGTAAAAACCAGCAATCAGATTCTGAAGCTGGAACTCACCAATTACATTCTGAAAAGCAAACTGATCATCGGAAATGATTTTGAATACAACACCACTTCCAACATCGCCCCGGGCTTCAAGAGAGATTTCTATTTCTGGAATACCAGCGTTGGATATTCTTTCTTCAACAAACAGCTGACGGCAAAAGTGAAGGTTTATGATATATTAAACCAAAACCAAAGCGTAAGAAGAACCATTACCAATGCGTACTTCGAAGACCGTGAAGATCTGATTTTAAAGCGTTATGTGATGTTCTCACTCACCATGAAACTCAATAAATTTGCAGGTAAAAAAGTGCCGGAAAATAAATGA